In Reichenbachiella agarivorans, one genomic interval encodes:
- a CDS encoding HAD family hydrolase: MKPSLYTILLAGTCLIFSCQPTPQPITEQKEIKDPLPSWNEGSNKTAIIDFVNVVTDDQNPEYVKPLDRIAVFDNDGTLWSEQPAYFQLFFAIDRIKAMASDHPEWNEQQPFKAVLEGDMKALVASGERGLIELVMTSHAGMTTDEFEQIVTDWIATAKHPRFDKPYNQLVYQPMLELLDYLRANEFKTFIVSGGGIEFMRPWAEAVYGIPKDQIVGSSIKTKFEIKEGVPQITRLPELDFIDDKEGKPVGIWKFIGRRPIFCGGNSDGDLQMMQYTASGKYKSMMLYVHHTDSVREWAYDRQSHIGQFDKGLDEAKANGWNLVNMKDDWNKVYPFD, translated from the coding sequence ATGAAACCCTCCCTATACACAATACTTTTAGCTGGTACCTGCCTGATATTTTCTTGCCAGCCTACACCACAACCCATAACCGAACAAAAAGAAATTAAAGACCCACTTCCTTCTTGGAATGAGGGCAGTAATAAAACAGCAATCATTGATTTTGTCAATGTAGTTACTGATGACCAGAATCCTGAGTATGTAAAGCCTCTTGATCGGATTGCCGTATTTGACAATGACGGTACACTTTGGTCAGAGCAACCAGCCTATTTCCAACTTTTCTTTGCCATAGATCGCATCAAGGCGATGGCATCAGATCATCCTGAATGGAATGAGCAACAACCCTTCAAAGCTGTATTGGAAGGTGATATGAAAGCACTTGTGGCTTCTGGAGAAAGAGGATTGATAGAATTGGTGATGACCTCACATGCAGGTATGACAACTGATGAATTCGAGCAAATCGTCACTGACTGGATCGCAACTGCCAAGCACCCCAGGTTTGACAAACCCTATAATCAACTCGTGTATCAACCTATGTTGGAATTGTTAGATTACCTCAGAGCCAATGAGTTCAAAACCTTCATTGTATCTGGTGGTGGTATAGAGTTTATGCGACCTTGGGCCGAAGCAGTCTATGGCATACCAAAAGACCAAATTGTCGGGAGCAGTATCAAAACAAAATTTGAAATCAAGGAGGGTGTACCGCAAATCACACGTCTACCAGAACTGGATTTTATAGATGACAAAGAAGGGAAACCAGTCGGCATCTGGAAATTCATAGGTCGCAGACCCATCTTTTGTGGCGGCAACTCCGATGGTGACCTACAGATGATGCAATATACCGCCTCTGGTAAATACAAATCGATGATGCTGTATGTACACCATACCGATTCTGTGCGTGAGTGGGCCTATGACCGCCAGTCACATATCGGCCAGTTTGACAAAGGTCTGGATGAAGCAAAAGCCAACGGATGGAACCTTGTGAATATGAAAGATGACTGGAACAAGGTATATCCATTCGATTGA
- a CDS encoding arylsulfatase, which yields MKHTTNILLVLLMLPALAFAQKKKPNILVIWGDDIGWSNVSYMNNGLMGYKTPNIDRIANEGAKFTDWYGQQSCTAGRAAFILGQHPFRTGLLTIGMPGSKQGIQDNQATIAEVLKPQGYVSGQFGKNHLGDQDQHLPTAHGFDEFFGNLYHLNAEEEPEGYYYPKDPDFRKKYGPRGVLKSSADGKVQDTGPLTKKRMETVDEEFEAAAVAFIKKAHAEGKPFFCWFNSTRVHVWTHLKPESEGATGIGLYPDAMAEHDLSVGRLLDLLDELGIADNTIVMYSTDNGAEKFTWPDGGTTPFAGEKGTTWEGGFRVPTAIRWPGVIKPGTVYNDIFSHEDMMPTLAAAAGEPNLKEKMLKGYKANNKTFKSHLDGYNLMPYFQGKEKEGPRKEIFYFDAGGNMNAIRYNNWKLHFTIMEGSINEAYRKAPSWPIVINLRADPYEVSWKAALYTKWYGDNMWLFVPAQAYAGQFLSTFKEYPPVMGSSLSIDKVVQSMTAPPKN from the coding sequence ATGAAACATACAACTAATATTTTATTAGTACTGCTAATGCTACCCGCTTTGGCATTTGCACAAAAGAAAAAACCCAACATCCTAGTGATATGGGGAGATGATATCGGCTGGAGCAACGTCAGCTACATGAACAATGGTCTGATGGGATACAAGACCCCAAACATTGACCGAATAGCTAATGAAGGTGCCAAATTCACCGATTGGTATGGACAGCAGTCATGTACTGCAGGTCGAGCAGCTTTTATCTTAGGACAACATCCATTCCGAACTGGGCTTTTGACCATCGGCATGCCAGGATCAAAGCAGGGTATTCAAGACAATCAGGCAACTATCGCCGAAGTATTGAAACCACAAGGCTATGTATCTGGTCAATTTGGCAAGAATCACTTAGGTGATCAAGACCAACATCTGCCAACCGCACATGGATTTGATGAATTCTTTGGAAATCTCTATCACCTCAATGCTGAGGAAGAACCAGAAGGTTACTATTACCCAAAAGACCCAGATTTTAGAAAAAAATATGGCCCACGTGGCGTATTAAAGAGTAGTGCCGACGGAAAAGTACAAGATACAGGGCCATTGACTAAGAAACGTATGGAAACTGTAGACGAGGAGTTTGAAGCTGCTGCAGTGGCCTTTATTAAAAAAGCACATGCTGAAGGCAAACCTTTCTTTTGTTGGTTCAATTCTACACGTGTACACGTATGGACTCACCTAAAACCTGAAAGTGAAGGAGCTACAGGCATTGGTCTCTATCCAGATGCGATGGCAGAGCATGACCTCTCAGTAGGTAGACTGCTTGATTTGCTCGATGAATTAGGCATTGCTGACAATACGATCGTAATGTACTCTACAGACAATGGTGCTGAAAAATTCACATGGCCTGACGGTGGTACTACACCATTCGCTGGTGAAAAAGGAACTACATGGGAAGGTGGTTTCAGAGTACCTACAGCCATTCGTTGGCCAGGTGTGATCAAGCCAGGCACAGTCTACAATGACATATTCTCTCATGAGGACATGATGCCTACCTTAGCAGCTGCAGCAGGTGAGCCAAACTTGAAAGAAAAGATGTTGAAAGGCTATAAAGCCAACAATAAGACTTTCAAGTCTCACCTAGATGGTTATAATTTGATGCCGTACTTCCAAGGAAAAGAAAAAGAAGGTCCTCGTAAGGAAATATTCTATTTCGATGCTGGAGGTAACATGAATGCTATTCGTTATAACAACTGGAAGTTGCACTTTACTATCATGGAAGGTTCTATCAATGAGGCTTACAGAAAAGCTCCTAGCTGGCCAATTGTAATCAATTTGAGAGCAGATCCATACGAAGTTTCATGGAAAGCAGCACTCTACACCAAATGGTACGGTGACAATATGTGGCTGTTTGTGCCTGCACAGGCTTATGCTGGGCAGTTCTTGTCCACATTCAAAGAATACCCTCCTGTCATGGGCTCTTCGCTATCTATTGACAAGGTGGTTCAAAGCATGACGGCACCACCGAAGAACTAA
- a CDS encoding DUF4381 domain-containing protein translates to MTQQPQHIADSVQLSSGAKEIALQGLYEPSPFTFTFETVGWSILLGVIVLILMLVLIFQVRKYIHNRYRREAIQEMEALNQVTLSAIFTIIKGVAIQVFGREQVGALHGGAWLIFLEKSAKGVQFTQYETDICLALYADEQVDETVQQEIISNAKKWILTHAR, encoded by the coding sequence ATGACACAACAACCTCAACATATAGCAGATAGTGTACAACTAAGCTCTGGAGCGAAAGAGATCGCCCTGCAAGGACTGTATGAACCATCCCCATTCACCTTTACTTTTGAGACTGTGGGATGGAGTATTTTGCTTGGTGTGATCGTATTGATACTTATGCTTGTACTCATTTTCCAAGTCAGGAAGTACATTCACAATCGCTACCGCAGAGAAGCTATCCAAGAAATGGAGGCACTGAATCAGGTGACCTTGAGTGCTATTTTTACGATCATCAAAGGTGTAGCTATTCAAGTTTTTGGACGAGAGCAAGTCGGTGCATTACACGGTGGTGCGTGGCTCATTTTTTTGGAGAAAAGTGCAAAGGGCGTTCAGTTTACTCAATACGAAACAGACATTTGCCTTGCACTCTATGCCGACGAGCAAGTAGACGAAACCGTACAACAAGAAATTATTTCCAACGCAAAAAAGTGGATATTGACCCATGCCAGATAA
- a CDS encoding OmpW family outer membrane protein produces MKKLLLILTICVATLSLAHSQDRQISIAYSVAIPLGDVGDYIQNVSPRGVYLNYSHFFYEKISVGLSAGITTFYEEKASDTYSSGNITATGKQFRYSNHIPLMATAAYYLQPESKFNPYAQIGIGTMYTRRDTDMGIKSVEEEAWGFALAPEIGIQYELSMSKSLLFSIKYCNGFKAGNELDQSQSFLTFNFGITL; encoded by the coding sequence ATGAAGAAGCTATTATTAATACTGACAATCTGTGTAGCTACGCTTTCGCTAGCTCATAGTCAAGATAGACAAATCTCCATAGCATATTCTGTGGCCATACCTCTCGGTGATGTAGGTGATTATATCCAAAATGTAAGTCCTCGCGGTGTGTATTTGAACTACAGTCACTTTTTCTATGAGAAGATTTCAGTAGGACTCAGTGCTGGCATCACCACGTTTTATGAGGAGAAAGCCAGTGACACTTATAGTTCAGGCAATATTACTGCTACAGGGAAGCAGTTTAGGTATAGCAATCACATCCCTCTAATGGCCACTGCAGCATATTATTTACAACCTGAAAGTAAGTTTAATCCCTATGCTCAAATAGGAATTGGGACCATGTACACGAGGAGGGATACAGATATGGGCATCAAAAGTGTAGAGGAAGAAGCTTGGGGATTTGCTTTGGCTCCAGAGATAGGCATTCAATATGAACTCTCAATGTCAAAATCTCTCTTGTTCTCCATCAAGTATTGCAATGGATTCAAAGCAGGCAACGAATTGGATCAATCGCAATCTTTTTTAACATTCAATTTTGGTATTACTTTATAA
- a CDS encoding DUF4136 domain-containing protein produces MKKILYAFCSVVMICLQGCYPSGPEYAEELDVVYTAFDEAFDFDVQATYAMPDKIVIDVTIDQNGDTTYVYMKEKYATAILNKIDDNMQSYGWTKVATDQSPDMVITPAGISNTNYFYNWWYNWWYPYYYWGWYYPPYFTISSYTVGTMILVMSHPEEDSPIGQSLAPWISVSNGILTNYNDIDRATGAIDQSFEQSPYLKIN; encoded by the coding sequence ATGAAAAAGATTCTATATGCATTTTGTTCGGTAGTCATGATATGTCTACAGGGCTGCTATCCATCTGGTCCAGAGTACGCAGAAGAACTGGATGTAGTCTATACCGCCTTTGATGAAGCATTTGATTTTGATGTACAGGCGACTTATGCCATGCCAGACAAAATCGTGATTGATGTAACTATTGATCAAAATGGAGACACCACTTACGTCTACATGAAGGAAAAATATGCCACAGCTATCCTCAACAAAATTGATGACAATATGCAGTCCTATGGCTGGACCAAGGTAGCTACTGATCAATCACCTGACATGGTCATCACACCAGCTGGTATATCCAACACCAATTATTTCTACAATTGGTGGTACAACTGGTGGTATCCTTACTATTACTGGGGCTGGTACTATCCTCCATATTTCACGATAAGTAGCTATACTGTAGGTACCATGATCCTTGTCATGTCACATCCCGAAGAAGATAGCCCAATTGGTCAATCCCTCGCTCCATGGATTTCCGTAAGCAATGGCATACTGACCAACTACAATGACATAGATCGAGCAACCGGTGCTATCGATCAGAGTTTTGAGCAATCACCCTATTTGAAAATCAACTAA
- a CDS encoding VWA domain-containing protein, producing the protein MLDGLFPIDWEVFHFLRPRFLWLIIPIVLILLLGLVSFAQEIRWKVVIAPHLRPYVIQKGNQRTKAWMNFALLLMLCLGVLALAGPTWKTIKLPGRVLETPMVIVLDLSQSMMAEDLQPNRLERAKFKIQDLLEKNPRARVALVGFAGTAHTIVPLSWDYEIINSHIKGLKPSVMPYPGSDLGAALVLADTIMSVTDAPGTVVILTDDFDDSLFSIFKDFTERTQNKIEILPMNTPGGSTIPTRWGRGTMKDSDGHPAYSSINQATLNKLGSLEGVTVNAMTLDDSDVEVISKKIAAHLKFTEQPKEKKDDWRDAGWLLIFPMAFLALFWFRKGWVIYAVSLFLLSSCGQIETFEDLWFTKNYQGQKLANEGKYEMAGDRFDDMMHKGVAYYKAGDYDQAIKAFDQDTTAIGAYNLGLAYFQNGDTIAALMAFDQAVALDPQLQPARSNQQALGRLVGTDGMSVGTAAEEDHSSQAKMKRNDSMEDLSGGGQEATKKDMEKKRLEENVASNIHKGKELDMPPKDMDIEIQKQNDTNIIMQKVDDDPSMFLQRKFEYQVRKDQIKPKANETKW; encoded by the coding sequence ATGCTTGACGGTTTGTTCCCCATAGACTGGGAAGTTTTTCACTTTCTCAGACCTAGATTTTTGTGGCTGATCATACCCATAGTACTCATCCTACTGCTAGGTTTAGTGAGTTTTGCTCAAGAAATCCGCTGGAAAGTGGTCATTGCTCCGCATCTGAGACCCTATGTCATCCAAAAAGGCAATCAGCGAACCAAAGCATGGATGAATTTTGCCTTGCTCCTCATGTTGTGTTTGGGCGTGTTGGCACTGGCTGGCCCTACATGGAAAACAATCAAACTCCCTGGTCGGGTCTTAGAAACACCTATGGTCATTGTGCTGGATCTGTCTCAAAGCATGATGGCAGAGGATCTCCAACCCAATCGCCTAGAAAGAGCCAAATTCAAAATTCAGGATTTACTCGAAAAGAACCCAAGAGCACGTGTGGCATTGGTTGGTTTTGCTGGTACTGCTCACACCATCGTACCTTTGTCATGGGATTATGAAATCATCAACAGCCATATCAAAGGTTTAAAACCCTCAGTCATGCCCTATCCTGGTTCGGATTTAGGGGCAGCATTGGTACTGGCTGATACAATCATGTCAGTGACAGATGCACCTGGCACGGTGGTTATTTTGACCGATGATTTTGATGACAGCCTGTTTAGCATTTTCAAAGATTTTACCGAAAGGACTCAAAACAAAATAGAAATCCTACCTATGAACACCCCAGGTGGCAGTACCATTCCGACACGTTGGGGTCGTGGCACGATGAAAGACAGTGATGGACACCCTGCCTACTCATCAATCAACCAGGCCACACTCAACAAACTGGGATCACTAGAAGGTGTCACAGTCAATGCCATGACACTAGATGACAGTGATGTAGAGGTGATTAGCAAAAAAATAGCCGCTCACTTGAAGTTTACTGAGCAGCCCAAAGAGAAGAAGGATGATTGGCGAGATGCGGGTTGGTTATTGATTTTCCCAATGGCCTTTCTTGCCTTATTTTGGTTTAGAAAAGGTTGGGTAATATATGCTGTGTCATTGTTCTTGTTGTCATCCTGTGGTCAAATAGAAACATTTGAAGATCTATGGTTTACCAAAAACTATCAAGGCCAAAAACTGGCCAATGAAGGAAAGTATGAAATGGCTGGAGATCGATTTGACGACATGATGCACAAGGGAGTGGCTTATTATAAAGCGGGTGATTATGATCAGGCTATCAAGGCATTTGACCAAGACACCACTGCCATCGGTGCCTACAATCTCGGCTTGGCATACTTTCAAAATGGTGATACGATCGCTGCGCTAATGGCTTTTGATCAGGCAGTAGCACTAGACCCTCAGCTACAACCCGCTCGCAGCAACCAACAAGCCCTAGGCAGACTGGTAGGAACAGATGGTATGAGTGTAGGCACTGCTGCAGAAGAGGACCACAGCTCCCAAGCCAAAATGAAGCGCAACGACAGCATGGAAGACCTGAGTGGTGGAGGGCAAGAAGCAACTAAAAAAGACATGGAAAAAAAGCGGCTAGAAGAAAATGTGGCATCCAACATTCACAAGGGAAAGGAACTCGATATGCCTCCTAAAGACATGGATATTGAAATTCAAAAACAGAACGATACCAACATCATCATGCAAAAAGTAGATGACGATCCTTCGATGTTTTTGCAGCGAAAATTCGAATATCAGGTACGCAAAGACCAAATAAAACCCAAAGCCAATGAGACCAAATGGTAA
- a CDS encoding arylsulfatase, translating into MKKRTVVFNTALLLMLMLPALAFAQKKKPNILVIWGDDIGQSNISAYTLGITGYQTKNIDRIAKEGMIFTDYYAEQSCTAGRSSFILGQSVFRTGLSKVGMPGAAEGISEKDPTIAELLKPAGYVTGQFGKNHLGDRDEHLPTNHGFDEFYGNLYHLNAEEEPELPDYPDPKEYPNFRKNFGPRGVIHSTADGKIEDTGPLTKKRMETIDDESSEAAIKFIREAVKANKPFFVWWNGTRMHFRTHVKPELRGISGQNEYGDGMVEHDMHVGKFLDLLDELKIADNTIVMYSTDNGPHKNTWPDAGINPFRGEKNTNWEGGWRVPAMVRWPGTVEPGSICNEIMSGMDWMPTFLEAAGQKDVPQKLLKSYTANGRNFKVHLDGYSFVPYFKGDVDKGPRKEIFYFSDDGDLTALRYDDWKLVFMEQRSPGTLQVWAEPFIPLRMPLVFNLRRDPYEFATITSNTYYDWLLDHAFMLVPAQKIVGDFLMTFKDYPPRMKAASFSLDKVMEKLNTPRNN; encoded by the coding sequence ATGAAAAAACGAACTGTAGTTTTTAATACTGCGCTTCTTTTGATGCTTATGCTACCCGCTTTGGCATTTGCACAAAAGAAAAAACCCAATATCCTTGTGATATGGGGAGATGATATCGGACAATCGAACATCAGCGCTTATACACTTGGAATCACTGGGTATCAAACAAAAAATATTGACAGAATTGCTAAGGAAGGAATGATATTCACCGACTACTACGCAGAGCAAAGTTGTACGGCCGGACGCTCATCCTTTATTCTAGGGCAAAGCGTATTCAGAACAGGATTGAGTAAAGTAGGTATGCCAGGTGCAGCAGAAGGGATATCTGAAAAAGATCCAACGATTGCTGAACTACTCAAGCCTGCGGGCTACGTTACTGGTCAGTTTGGTAAAAATCACCTTGGAGACAGAGATGAACACTTACCAACCAATCACGGTTTTGATGAGTTTTATGGTAACCTATATCATTTGAATGCGGAGGAAGAACCAGAATTACCAGATTATCCAGATCCAAAAGAATACCCAAATTTCAGAAAAAACTTTGGACCTAGAGGAGTGATTCATTCAACTGCCGATGGTAAAATTGAAGATACGGGACCATTGACTAAGAAAAGAATGGAAACCATAGATGATGAATCATCTGAAGCAGCCATAAAGTTTATTAGGGAAGCTGTAAAAGCTAACAAACCATTTTTCGTATGGTGGAATGGTACACGCATGCACTTCAGAACACACGTAAAACCTGAGTTGAGAGGAATATCAGGACAAAATGAGTATGGCGATGGCATGGTAGAACATGACATGCATGTTGGGAAATTTTTAGACCTTTTGGATGAATTGAAAATTGCTGACAACACGATTGTCATGTACTCAACAGACAATGGCCCACACAAAAACACTTGGCCTGACGCTGGTATCAATCCATTCAGAGGAGAAAAAAACACCAACTGGGAAGGTGGTTGGAGAGTCCCTGCTATGGTAAGATGGCCTGGTACAGTTGAGCCTGGGTCTATATGTAATGAAATCATGTCTGGTATGGATTGGATGCCTACTTTCTTGGAGGCTGCAGGTCAAAAAGACGTACCTCAAAAGCTATTAAAGAGCTATACCGCAAATGGAAGAAACTTTAAAGTGCATCTAGATGGCTACAGCTTTGTGCCTTATTTCAAAGGTGATGTGGATAAAGGCCCTAGAAAAGAAATTTTCTATTTCTCAGATGATGGAGATTTGACAGCCTTAAGATATGATGATTGGAAGCTTGTATTTATGGAGCAGCGATCTCCTGGTACTTTGCAGGTATGGGCAGAGCCATTTATTCCATTGAGGATGCCTTTGGTCTTTAACCTGAGAAGAGACCCTTATGAATTTGCAACAATTACTTCCAACACGTACTACGATTGGTTGCTGGATCATGCATTTATGTTGGTACCTGCACAAAAAATTGTAGGAGATTTCTTAATGACGTTTAAGGATTACCCTCCAAGAATGAAAGCTGCTAGTTTTAGTTTGGATAAAGTAATGGAAAAGTTGAATACACCTAGAAATAACTAA
- a CDS encoding AAA family ATPase codes for MTTLESIQELKTRMSASIIGQDQLIDRIILVLLADGNMLLEGLPGLAKTRAIKSLSKELNCGLSRIQFTPDLLPSDITGTEIYQPELEEKFVFQRGPIFSNLILADEINRAPAKVQSALLEAMEERQVSVAGQTYPMDSLFMVMATQNPVEQEGTYPLPEAQMDRFLMHVIISYPDDASELTILRLNRQEQTASKKEQKDRISPEVIFAARQEIAEVKISENMEKYIVDIISATRYPEKYNDELRSWIDFGASPRGSIALDRASRTHAWMSGNKAVTPDDVRAVVHDCLRHRLILSYEANADGITADQVLDEVLKQVAVVG; via the coding sequence ATGACTACATTAGAATCAATCCAAGAGCTAAAAACTAGAATGTCAGCCTCTATTATTGGGCAGGATCAATTGATCGATCGCATCATCTTGGTGTTGCTAGCAGATGGCAACATGCTCCTCGAAGGCCTACCTGGCTTGGCAAAAACACGCGCCATCAAGTCTTTGTCTAAAGAGCTCAATTGTGGATTGAGCAGAATCCAGTTCACCCCAGATCTCTTGCCTTCCGATATTACAGGCACAGAAATCTATCAACCCGAACTGGAGGAAAAATTTGTCTTTCAACGGGGACCTATATTTAGCAACTTGATTCTGGCGGATGAGATCAACCGAGCCCCAGCCAAAGTGCAATCTGCCCTACTAGAAGCGATGGAAGAGCGGCAGGTATCTGTAGCGGGTCAGACCTATCCCATGGATTCGTTGTTTATGGTCATGGCTACTCAAAATCCTGTAGAACAAGAAGGTACCTATCCCCTACCAGAGGCTCAAATGGACAGATTCCTGATGCATGTGATCATCAGCTACCCAGATGATGCCTCCGAACTCACAATCCTACGTCTCAACAGACAAGAACAAACAGCAAGTAAGAAAGAACAAAAAGACCGCATCTCTCCTGAGGTCATTTTTGCAGCAAGACAAGAAATCGCTGAAGTCAAAATATCGGAGAATATGGAAAAATACATTGTGGATATTATTTCAGCCACCCGCTATCCTGAAAAATACAACGATGAATTGAGGAGCTGGATAGATTTTGGTGCTAGTCCTAGGGGCTCTATTGCGCTGGATCGTGCCAGCCGAACCCATGCTTGGATGAGTGGCAACAAGGCTGTGACGCCTGACGATGTCCGTGCAGTGGTCCACGACTGCTTGCGCCACCGTTTGATTCTCAGTTATGAAGCCAACGCCGATGGTATCACCGCAGATCAAGTGTTGGACGAGGTTTTAAAACAGGTCGCAGTAGTGGGTTAA
- a CDS encoding DUF58 domain-containing protein, which produces MKNKTSHIDYPKDVFTSLKELLSMERFAQVMSLLANKQKVKSVLGGKHASKLRGRGLDFEEVRNYVKGDDIRNIDWKVTARTKQTHTRVFSEEKEKPALIVVDQSKTMFFGSQVRTKSVVAAELAAVAAFRVLKQGDRVGGVVIADDGIDIIQPKRDRRNILRFLEKIVTRNQALADSVVASRENVLKEAMLKIRNLVTHDYLVVVISDFNQYSLDVMRFISQIAQHNDVILAKVTDPMEKIIPSTKFVAGNTDTQVTVDGKHKALRDHFETGFESDYQNFQSQMKKHRIPVFTINTVDSIDDQLKDVFAGRKK; this is translated from the coding sequence ATGAAAAACAAAACCTCACATATCGATTACCCCAAAGACGTCTTCACCAGTTTGAAAGAACTGCTGTCAATGGAGCGTTTTGCTCAGGTCATGAGCCTATTGGCTAATAAACAAAAGGTAAAAAGTGTACTTGGAGGTAAGCATGCATCCAAATTGCGAGGGAGAGGACTGGACTTTGAAGAAGTGAGAAACTATGTCAAAGGAGACGATATTCGCAACATTGACTGGAAAGTAACCGCCCGCACCAAACAAACACATACCCGTGTGTTTAGTGAAGAAAAGGAGAAACCAGCTCTCATCGTAGTGGATCAATCAAAGACGATGTTTTTCGGTTCGCAAGTACGAACCAAATCTGTAGTAGCTGCAGAACTAGCGGCAGTGGCGGCATTTCGTGTACTCAAACAAGGGGATCGTGTCGGAGGAGTTGTCATAGCTGACGATGGCATAGACATCATCCAACCTAAGCGAGACCGGCGCAATATCCTTCGTTTTCTAGAAAAAATAGTAACTCGAAACCAAGCGCTTGCAGACTCAGTAGTTGCTTCCAGAGAAAATGTACTCAAAGAAGCCATGTTGAAAATACGCAACCTAGTGACACATGACTATCTCGTGGTAGTCATCAGTGACTTCAATCAATATTCCTTGGATGTCATGCGTTTCATTTCTCAAATCGCACAACACAATGATGTGATTTTGGCCAAAGTGACTGATCCTATGGAGAAGATCATACCCTCAACCAAGTTTGTAGCAGGAAATACCGACACACAAGTAACTGTGGACGGAAAACACAAAGCACTGAGAGATCATTTTGAGACGGGTTTTGAATCAGATTATCAAAATTTTCAATCACAGATGAAAAAACATCGAATCCCAGTGTTTACCATCAATACGGTAGATTCTATTGATGATCAATTGAAGGATGTTTTTGCTGGAAGGAAAAAATGA
- a CDS encoding VWA domain-containing protein has protein sequence MPDNFHIAFPWALALLPLPLLVYWLLPSLRMRSAALLLPNYHKAVEYTDQKPRKSAFVKKRGLFSWLIMFVIWCLLVAAMTNPQLVGKPEMKIKTSRNFLIVADISFSMAKTDWKIDGKKSRRWDAVKDVMHDFIQKRKGDRMGLVFFGTNAYIQAPFTPDLLTVGQMLDEADVGMAGQMTHIGKAINKGLEMFDNDTLKTKVMLLLTDGIDAGDGIQPLDAADRARKDSVMIYTLGIGTPGHGGSDLDERTLEQIAELTGGQYFLAKDENRLKEIYSELDKLEPMEYEETQNKPVTMLYPYPLAVAMALAILSTMLSVFVSAIKVFRERKEANYA, from the coding sequence ATGCCAGATAATTTCCATATAGCATTCCCTTGGGCGTTGGCTCTGTTGCCACTACCGCTACTGGTATATTGGCTACTGCCATCACTAAGGATGCGCAGTGCGGCGTTGCTTTTGCCCAACTACCACAAGGCAGTAGAATATACGGATCAAAAACCACGAAAATCAGCCTTTGTAAAGAAGAGAGGCCTATTTAGTTGGCTAATCATGTTTGTCATCTGGTGTCTATTGGTCGCAGCAATGACCAACCCTCAGCTAGTGGGCAAACCAGAAATGAAAATCAAAACCTCTCGCAATTTTCTGATCGTGGCAGATATTTCATTTAGCATGGCCAAGACTGATTGGAAAATAGATGGTAAAAAATCACGGCGGTGGGACGCAGTAAAGGACGTCATGCATGATTTTATCCAAAAGAGAAAAGGAGATCGTATGGGTTTGGTGTTTTTTGGAACCAATGCGTACATACAGGCACCATTCACGCCCGATTTGCTCACAGTAGGCCAAATGCTCGATGAAGCTGACGTGGGGATGGCAGGTCAGATGACTCACATTGGCAAGGCGATCAACAAAGGTTTAGAAATGTTTGACAATGACACGCTCAAAACCAAGGTCATGCTTTTGCTCACTGATGGAATCGATGCTGGAGACGGGATCCAGCCCTTGGATGCAGCTGATAGAGCGCGCAAAGATTCTGTGATGATCTACACCTTGGGCATCGGCACACCTGGTCATGGTGGGTCTGATCTCGACGAACGCACCTTGGAGCAGATAGCGGAATTGACAGGTGGTCAATATTTTCTAGCTAAAGATGAAAACCGACTCAAAGAAATCTATAGCGAGCTAGACAAATTGGAACCTATGGAATATGAAGAAACACAAAACAAACCTGTCACCATGCTCTACCCCTACCCATTGGCTGTAGCCATGGCACTGGCGATTTTATCTACCATGCTGTCAGTATTCGTGAGCGCGATCAAGGTTTTTAGAGAAAGAAAGGAGGCCAACTATGCTTGA